The proteins below come from a single Triticum aestivum cultivar Chinese Spring chromosome 5D, IWGSC CS RefSeq v2.1, whole genome shotgun sequence genomic window:
- the LOC123121472 gene encoding transcription factor MYB20, whose protein sequence is MGRQPCCDKVGLKKGPWTAEEDQKLVSFLLSNGQCCWRAVPKLAGLLRCGKSCRLRWTNYLRPDLKRGLLSDEEEKTVIDLHEQLGNRWSKIASHLPGRTDNEIKNHWNTHIKKKLRKMGIDPATHKPLQPAAAATHQQPQRPTGGDSPEQKVPAAAATGSQSGAEEDMFCPDEVPTMMQLLDNIILPCDVVEPAPLDSSCGTASSPAESSSSSSSASAASSGGGFEDDWLPKIMEWPVEPMFMMGLDVDVVTGPTSAWEFEDAFNAYQRISLFDHQETWA, encoded by the exons ATGGGGAGGCAGCCGTGCTGCGACAAGGTGGGGCTGAAGAAAGGCCCGTGGACGGCGGAGGAGGACCAGAAGCTCGTCAGCTTCCTCCTCAGCAACGGCCAATGCTGCTGGAGAGCCGTCCCCAAGCTCGCCG GGTTGCTCCGGTGCGGGAAGAGCTGCCGGCTGCGGTGGACCAACTACCTCCGGCCGGACCTCAAGCGCGGGCTGCtctccgacgaggaggagaagacgGTGATCGACCTGCACGAGCAGCTCGGAAACAGGTGGTCCAAGATCGCCTCCCACCTGCCCGGCCGGACCGACAACGAGATCAAGAACCATTGGAACACGCACATCAAGAAGAAGCTGAGGAAGATGGGCATCGACCCCGCCACCCACAAGCCCCTCcagcctgctgctgctgctacccaTCAGCAGCCGCAGCGGCCTACCGGTGGTGACTCGCCGGAGCagaaggtgccggcggcggcggccacgggAAGTCAGTCGGGTGCCGAAGAGGACATGTTCTGCCCCGACGAGGTGCCGACCATGATGCAACTTCTGGACAACATCATCTTGCCATGCGACGTCGTCGAACCGGCGCCGCTCGACAGCAGCTGCGGCACGGCCTCGTCACCAGCcgagtcgtcctcgtcctcgtcgtccgCCTCGGCGGCGTCGAGCGGCGGCGGCTTCGAGGACGACTGGCTGCCGAAGATCATGGAGTGGCCGGTGGAGCCGATGTTCATGATGGGGCTGGACGTCGACGTGGTCACCGGGCCGACGTCGGCATGGGAGTTCGAGGACGCCTTCAACGCGTACCAGAGGATCTCCCTGTTCGATCACCAGGAGACATGGGCTTGA